The sequence below is a genomic window from Aureispira sp. CCB-E.
CATGAAAAGTCCCTTCCTTTCCTGTAAAACCTTGTACAATGATTTTAGAATCTTTGTTGACTAGTACAGACATTTTTTTTCTTTATTTATAAGATTATTAATTGAATTGTATAGTGTGCCAAATTTACAAATTACCTAGTGTAGAACAAAATTATCCCTCCCTTTTTGATAAGGTAGCTTATTAATTTTTTTTATTTTTCAATCACAAAAACTTCTTCATCTGGCTTTTTCATGTAATAATGTTCTCTAGCAAACTTTTCTCTGGTTTTATCATCCGTAAAAAGTTCTTTATTATCTTTTTCCGCTTGGCTTATTTCGGTTTGATAATAATCCTTTTTTGATTGCAATTCTTGCAAGGTTGCTTGTAATCGATATTGAGAGATAATGCTATTGTTATCAAAGAAGAACATCCAAACCACAAATAAAGCTGTTACGACAATAAATTTATTGCGCATTGGTGCTGGAATATCTTCTAATAATAATTCTAATTTGGTTGGTTTTTTTGCCATTTTTTCGGTAATCCATTAAAACTAAAAAAAGACATAAAACAAACCACCTGTTTGCTCTATGTCTTCAAATATAAGATAATTATTTTTCTTTTCTAATTCGAACCTGTTATTTCATTTTTAGTTCTGTTGTTGGATTCGTTCTCAACAAATTAAGAAAATCACGAACCGCAGTAAACGAAACTAATTTATCCTTGAAGTGAGACAGAACAACAATCGCTTCTTTTTCTGTTGCCTCCAAATGATTCAAGATATTCATTAAATGCATTTTCATATGACCTTGTTGAATTCCTGTTGTTACCAAGGAGCGAACAGCAGCAAAATTTTGTGCTAAGCCTGTTGCTGCAATCACCATCATCAGTTCTTCTGCCGAAGGATTACCTAACATTTCCAGAGAACGCTTGGCCAACGGATGCAAAGAAGTCAAACCACCTACTGTTCCTATTGCTAGTGGAATGTCTAGCCAAAACTTAAACATGCCATCCTCTACTTTAGCAGACGACAAGCTTTTGTAACTTCCATCTCGTGCAGCATACGTATGACCACAAGACTCAATTGCTCGGAAATCATTTCCTGTCGCTAATGCCACGGCATCAATTCCATTAAAAATTCCTTTGTTATGTGTGGTGGCTCTATGCACATCAATATGTGCTATTTTGAGCGCTTTATCAAATTTATATGCAAAAGTAGCCGCATCAATATTACCATTATCAAATGTCCCCAAATCTTCCACAGGGCATTCTACCCAAGCACGCACCAAACACTCTGGTGTATAATTTGATAAAATAGCCATGATAACCGTCACCTCTTTTTCTTCGTCAGAAAAACTCTCTTGCTCACTCATAAAAGCACGCAATGAACGAGAAGCCTCCTCTAAACAAGAGTTGATAAAGTTGGCTCCCATTGAGTCACAGGTCTCAAAAGTCATTTTTAGCTGATAATAGTTCGCCTCTAAATGCGTCATATTGACCAACTCTATTTCCGAAATTCCACCACCACGCTCTCGCATATTGGAGGTGATGTGTGCCGTATCGTCCAAAATACGTTCTTTCAACTCCGAAAAACGATTGTACAGTTTGGTATAATCTCCCTTCCAATCAAAATGTACTTGACCAATTTTATGCGTAGCAATAATTTCAGCTTTAAATCCGCCTCTTTTTAGCCAAAATTTAGCTGCTGCCGAAGCCGCTGCTACAACAGAAGACTCTTCAATCACCATCGGCACACAATATAGTTTTCCATTGATTTCCAAATTAGGAACCACACCGTAAGGCAAATAAAAATTACTTACTGTATTTTCGCTAAAGTCGTCGAAAATTTTCTGTTTCTGTGGATCACCATACCAAAAACTTTTTAGTTCGCGTGCAACTTCTTCTGGATTGATAAAGAAGTTTTCTACCAACCAGCGAATTTTTCCTCGTTTGGATAGTTTTGAGAATCCCGATACTATTGTTGGCTTTTTCATATTGGTTTTGTTTTTAAAACCTTGAATTGTAATTAAAATTGATGTTGAACTCCAGTTCTATTTTGAAAATAGACTAACAACTAACTACAATTCATTACTTTACTGTTAAATATTTTTTTGCTAGTTTCAATCCTTCTATTTGAGTAGAAACATAGTCGTATAATTCTTTGTAATCACCTCGTGCATGCTTCAAAAATGCAGATGCTTGACCATAAATCGCAGGCGAAGATAGTTTATTTATTAGATAATACCCGTCTAAAAAGTCCTTAATTCCTCCAGAAATAATAACTTCTTTACAAAGTGCTCGCTCCCCTAAATCGTTCATTATCTGATTTGTCATCAAAACCATTTCCTCTGCACTATGCCCTACATTGGCTAATTTAGAGTAAATCTCTTGTTTTTGGGCATCCGAGCGCAACAATTCTAACTTTGCAAAATTGGTGCCTCCATTGGCAGCAAAATCTACTGCCATAATAGGCAATTGAAACAATGCCTCCAAACTCTTATACCCCATGCCTTGACCTACTTCTTTAACAATGATATTCAAATCAGGAAACGCATCAAGCACTCGTTTTATGGTATCAATTGGCGGGTACTTAAAGTGATCGCCTTCTGGCTGCAACCATTCTTGAAAAGGATTGACATGGATAATCAAACCATCTGCTTTTAATTTATGAATTAGGTCGCTAATTAAGACGGATTTTTGCTCATCAAACAATTGTTCTAATTGAGCAATTCCCAAATTAGCATACAAAGGCAAATCATCTCCAATAATGGCACGTACATCAAAATCTTGTAAATATTGATCGCTTGTCAATAAGCCTCGACAAGATCCCAATCCCATTCCAAAACCAAAGTCTCGTGCAACTCTCGCTAAGTTATGGTTAATTACATTTGCATATTCTGTGCCACCAGTCATGCTTGACACCCACAAAGGTGTTTGCATCGTTTTACCCAAAAAAGTAAA
It includes:
- a CDS encoding septum formation initiator family protein, with translation MAKKPTKLELLLEDIPAPMRNKFIVVTALFVVWMFFFDNNSIISQYRLQATLQELQSKKDYYQTEISQAEKDNKELFTDDKTREKFAREHYYMKKPDEEVFVIEK
- a CDS encoding hydroxymethylglutaryl-CoA reductase, degradative, producing the protein MKKPTIVSGFSKLSKRGKIRWLVENFFINPEEVARELKSFWYGDPQKQKIFDDFSENTVSNFYLPYGVVPNLEINGKLYCVPMVIEESSVVAAASAAAKFWLKRGGFKAEIIATHKIGQVHFDWKGDYTKLYNRFSELKERILDDTAHITSNMRERGGGISEIELVNMTHLEANYYQLKMTFETCDSMGANFINSCLEEASRSLRAFMSEQESFSDEEKEVTVIMAILSNYTPECLVRAWVECPVEDLGTFDNGNIDAATFAYKFDKALKIAHIDVHRATTHNKGIFNGIDAVALATGNDFRAIESCGHTYAARDGSYKSLSSAKVEDGMFKFWLDIPLAIGTVGGLTSLHPLAKRSLEMLGNPSAEELMMVIAATGLAQNFAAVRSLVTTGIQQGHMKMHLMNILNHLEATEKEAIVVLSHFKDKLVSFTAVRDFLNLLRTNPTTELKMK
- a CDS encoding isopentenyl-diphosphate delta-isomerase translates to MDRDLTASSRKQDHIQLAFKSQIERTSLDDRFYYEPLLAGHPTAEDQHSFTFLGKTMQTPLWVSSMTGGTEYANVINHNLARVARDFGFGMGLGSCRGLLTSDQYLQDFDVRAIIGDDLPLYANLGIAQLEQLFDEQKSVLISDLIHKLKADGLIIHVNPFQEWLQPEGDHFKYPPIDTIKRVLDAFPDLNIIVKEVGQGMGYKSLEALFQLPIMAVDFAANGGTNFAKLELLRSDAQKQEIYSKLANVGHSAEEMVLMTNQIMNDLGERALCKEVIISGGIKDFLDGYYLINKLSSPAIYGQASAFLKHARGDYKELYDYVSTQIEGLKLAKKYLTVK